A segment of the Longimicrobiaceae bacterium genome:
CTACGTGCACCTGCGCCAGGGGCGCCCCACCGAGGCGGTGGAGATGACCGAGGCCAACCACGCCCGGCTGGACGAGCACCTGCCGGCGGACCGACACCGGCTGCACCGGTCGGTGCTGCTGTACAACGCGGCGCAGGTCTACGCCCAGAACGGCGAGCACGACGCCGCGCTGCGCTACCTGGGCGAAGCGATCGAGATGGACCCCAGCTACTCCGAGTACCACAACGACCGCGGCAGCATCTACCTGAAGCTGGGCCGGCTGCACGAGGCCGAGGCGGACTACCGCCGCGCCATCGAGATGTCGGCGCCGTACCCCGAGGTGTGGTTCAACCTGGGGCAGTGCCTGCTGCGCGCGGGGCGCGCTGGCGAGGCGGAGGCTGCATACGAGCGTGCGGTGGACCTCGATCCCGCCCGCCCGCAGGCGTGGGCCGCGCTCGCCGGGCTGCGGCGCGCGGCGGGACGGCCCGATGCCGCGCTGGACGCCTACGACACGGCCGTGGCGGCAGACCCGGTGAATCCTTTCCTGCTCGCCAACCGCGCCGCGCTGCGCCTGGAGTTGGGCAGCATCCGCGAAGGCCTGGCCGACCTGGATGCCGCCGTTGCGCTGGCGCCCGGCCACCCGGGACTGCTGCGGAACCGCACCCTCGCGCGCCGTACGTACGAAGCCGTCCCGGCCTGACGCAACGTTCCCACGCCGCCGTCTCGAAACCCGCATCGCGCGGCCAGCGCCGCGAAGGGACCCGCAATGACCACCTCGTCCGTGATGACCCGCTCGCCCTTGGACGGCGGCACCGCCGCCGCGCCCGCCGCTCCGCTGGCGCAGCTCAGCTACAGCCGCTCCGCGCGCTGGCAGCCCTCGCGGTTCAACGCGCGGACCGTGGGCGACGACGGGCGCCTCCTGGTGTGGAACACCCTCACGGGCGCCGCGCTGGAGTTCATGCCCGAGCACCGCGACGGCGCCGTAGAGGCACTTTCCGCCAAGGAGCTTCGCGAACCGCTGGACACCTACGCGAAGCACCTGGCCGCGCGCGGCCTTCTCGTCCGCGACGACCTGGACGAGATGGCGATCTTCCGCATGATCTTCGGCAAGCAGCAGTGGCGCACGGACAAGCTGGAGCTGATCCTCCTGGCCAGCGAGGACTGCAACTTCCGCTGTGTGTACTGCTACGAGAAGTTCAAGAACGGGACGATGGAGCCCGGCGTGCGGCAGGGAGTGCGCGCGCTGGTCGAACAGCGTGCGCCGCAGCTCAAGGAGCTGGCGGTGGGGTGGTTCGGCGGGGAGCCGCTGTACGGCTGGGAGGCGATCGAGGACCTTGCCCCGTTCATGAAGGCCACGGCCGAGAAGCACGGGATCCGCCTCGGCCAGAACATGACCACCAACGCGTACCTGCTCACCGAGGAGCGAGCGACGCGCCTGCTGGAGTGGGGCTGCACCACGTACCAGATCACGGTGGACGGCAAGGCGGAGGAGCACGACTGCAAGCGCGTGGGCCGCGACGGCAGCCCCACCCACGCCGTGATCCTGGACAACCTGCGGGCCATGGCGGCGCGCAGGGACAGCTTCAAGGTCAACCTGCGCGTGAACTTCGACCAGGACAACTTCTCGCGCCTGGGCGGCTTCATGGAATCGCTCGCCGAAGACTTCGGGGGCGACCCGCGGTTCCGGCTGCGGTTCCGCGCCATCGGGCGGTGGGGCGGGCCCAACGACCAGGACATCGACACGTGCGGCGTGGAGGAACGGCGTTTCGTGAAGGACCAGCTGCGCGCGCAGGCCAAGTCCCTGGGCCTGCACCCGGAGGGCGGGATCGACGAGGTGCGGTATCCCGGTTCTCAGGTGTGCTATGCGTCGCGGCCGTACAGCTTCATCGTGGGGGCCACGGGCAAGCTCATGAAGTGCACCATCGCGCTGGACGAGATGCCCGAGAACGTGGTGGGCAGCATCAGCCCCGAAGGCGTGCTGGACGTGGACCCGCAGAACATGTCTCGCTGGGTCGCGCCCCACTTCGAGACCGACGCGCTCTGCCAGACGTGCTACGTGCTGCCCGGCTGCCAGGGCGGCGCCTGCCCGCTGACGCGCATCAAGTCCGGCACGCGCACGTGCTGCGGGACCAAATCCAACCTCAAGCGCGAGATGCGCTTCACCCTCGAAGAGATGCAGGATCGCCGGGAAGCTCAGGCCCGTCAGCCGATGGCTTCTGCATCGATGCCGTGACAGGTTTGGAAGCTGGAGCCATCAGCATCAAGTTGGGACGAAAAGAGGAAGGGAGCGGCCGATCGGGCTGCTCCCTTCCTCTTTTGCCACCGATCACGCACGCCGCCGGCTCGCGGGGAAGACGCGCGCGGCGAGCTCCCGTGGAAGGCGGTGCCGCTGCGAATCCCAGTCAGGTCAGCGGATGGCCTGGTTGAGCACCACCATCTTCTGCCAGATCTTCGCGCTCAGGCCGGTGGTGAGGTCCTCCACCTCGTCCACGGCGGCGAGGACGACAGGGTCGTTGAACTGCTGCGCGTACAGGGCGGCGACCTTGCTGTTCAGCGACAGCAGCTCGCTGCAGTAGTCCAGGTAGCGCGACATCTCGTACCGGGTGAGGCCCCGCACGGGCGACGAGGGCGTGTCGCGCGGCTCCTGCACCAGCCGGTCCGGGTCCTTGCTGAGCTGGTGCATGTCCACCATGTGCGCCACCGCGCGCAGCTCGCGGATGTAGCGCAGCGCCCGCCGCCGCTTGATGCGGCCTTCCAGGGTGGCGAGGAAGAAGATTCCCGCGCCCAGGAAGAGCACCACGTTTTTGGCCGCGTCGAGCACCTGGAGGAACGCGCCGAAGTCGCTCACCATGAGGTGCAGCGGCACCCCCGCGGCGATGCGGCCCAGCAGCGCGACGAGCGCCGCCAGCAGCAGGCCCACCCCGGTGCGGATGGGGATGCTGGGCTGCGCGACCTCCTTCAGCCGCTCCACGCATTCGTCGGCGATTGTGAGCAGCCCCTCGGAGAGCGCGAGGAGGCCGCTGCCGGGAAAGCGCTCCCCGATGCGGTCGCGCAGGCGCCGCATGGTGGCGATGATGCGGTCCGGCTCCAGCCGCGGGTGCCGGTGCGGCGGATCGTGTCCAAATGCCGGGATCATGGTGCGAATGGCCGGAGGAAAGCCGCCCGTCGGCTAACGTAACCGCCGTCCGGGGGATGATCATCCGCCGGACGAGCGGGGGTGATCAGTTTAGGTCAGCCGATCGACCGCCAGACGCGGGATGCACATCTGCCGATGGGCTGTTCGGAAGATGCGCATCCGCCGAAACGGGCGCGCGGCCGTTCGTCTACCGAAATCGCGGCGATGCGCGGCACTACATCTCCCGCCTCGCCCGTCGTGGCTGCCGCCTGGTTCGTCGCCCGGAAGATCAGACGTCGTAGCGGTCGCCTTCTACGACGGCGCGGATGCCGAGGAGGTCGGTGCCGAAGACGCCGAGCGCGAGCATCAGCTCCAGGCGCGCTTGGGGCCCGGTGAGCACGTCGGCGAAGATGGCGCCCATCTCGCGAAGCTGGTGGCCGCCGCCGTCGTACGCGTAGGTGTCCAGCACGCGCCCGCGGTGCGACCGCGAGGCGATGAGCACCGGCCTGCCCGCGTCGATCCAGCGCTGGATCCCTGGCACCACGGCGGGAGGCACGTTCCCCCGCCCCATCGCCTCGATCACCAGGCCCTGCGCGCCGCTGTCCAGGCTGGCATCCACCAGCCGCGAGTCCGCCCCGGCAACCATCTTCACCAGGTCGACCAGCCGCTGCGGCTCGTCCGGCGTGAGCGCGGGCTTGCGGCGGCTCTCGCGGTAGAAGAGCACGCGGCCGTTGTCGGTCACGCCCAGCGGGCCCCAATTGGGGGAGCGAAAGGTGCCCGCCTCCTCGGTGTGCGTCTTCACCACCTCGCTGCCCTGCACCACGCTCTCGTCCATCACCACCATCGTCCCGCGGCCGCGCGACTCGGACGAGGCGGCGACCTCGGTGGCGGCCATGAAGTTGGCCGGGCCGTCCCACGAAAGCTCCGATGAGTTCCGCATGGCGCCGGTGATGACCACCGGAATGTCGGCCGGGATCGACCGGTCCAGCAGGTACGCGGTCTCCTCGATGGTGTCGGTGCCGTGCGTGACCACCACGCCGTCGAAGCCCTCGCGCTGCGCATCCAGCACCGCCGCGCGCAGCTCCCACATGCGCTCCACGGTCATGTGCGGGCCCGGGTAGCGTCCGAACTCGCGCACCTCCACGTCGGCGACCTTCTCCACGCCGGGCACCAGCGCCAGCAGCTCGGCGCCGCTGAGCCGCGGGACCGCACCCCCGCTTTCCGCATCGATGCGCATGGAGATGGTGCCGCCCGTCGCCAGGAAGAGGACGCGCGGCAGCCTTCCCTGCGCCCGGTTGCCGCCCTCAACGTCAGCCACAGAGCACGCTCCCGCCGTTCACGTTCAGCACCTCGCCGGTCACGTGCCGCGCCAGCGCCGAGCAGAGGAAGACGATTGGCCCCGCCACGTCGTCAGCAGACGCGACGCGGCGGAGCGGGATCGCGCCCTCGATCCGCTCGCGGTCGGCGCCCAGCGCACCCGCCACCATCTCGGTGTCGATCCAGCCGGGCGCGACGCAGTTGACGGCCACGTCGCGCGGCCCCAGCTCTACCGCGACCGACTTCACGAGCGAGATCATGGCGCCCTTGCTGGCGGCATAGTCGGCGTGCCCGGCCTCCCCCCGCTGGCCGGCGGTGGACGAGACAAGCACGATGCGTCCGCCGGGACCTATCATCCGCGCCGCCAGCCGCGTGGTGTAGAAGATGGAGGTGAGGTTCGCGGCCATGGTGCGCGTCCACTGCGCCTCCGTCATCTCCGCGACGGGCACGTCGTCCGGCGGCCAGATGCCGGCGTTGCCCACGTAGATGTCCAGCCCGCCGAGCTCCCGCTCGCATCGTCCGAAAAGCGCGTCGCACCCCGCTTCCTGGCTGATGTCCGCGGCCTGCGCCCACGCGCGCACGCCGAAGCGCTTCAGCTCCGTGACGACGGCTTCCGCGTCGGCGTGGCGGCTCGCGTAGCCGATGCCCACGTCGCAGCCCGCGCGCGCCAGCATGAGCGCGGTCGCGCGTCCCACGCCGCGCGAGCCGCCGGTGACCAGCGCGCGCTTGCCCGCCAGGCCCAGCGTCACGCCGGCGTCCATTTCCCCCCCAGCTCCTGCGCGTGGTGGCGCTCCGTGTCCAGGATCTCGGCCACGAGCGCGGCGGTCGTCTCGTCCATCGCCGGCTCGCCCTTCTCGAGGGCCGCGGAATAGCGCCCCACCTCGTGCTGCTCGCGGTCGCGGGCGGCGGCCTCCCACACGTCGAACGAAGCGGGCGGCGGGGCGATGCCGGCCAGCTCGCCCGGCGCGGCGCCCAGCTCCAGCAGGCGCGCGGTGAGGCGCGACACGTGATGCTGCTCGTCGGCGTGCAGGTCGTTGAAGCGCTCGCTCAGCGCGGCGTTCCCGCGCTCCTCGGCCTCGGCGGCCAGGGCGCGGTAGAAGAGCGCCTGCTCCTTCTCGGCGGCACGCCAGAGCTGGAGGCACTCGATCAGGTCGGTGGGCATCTGCGGTTGTGTGGAGGTGCGCTGCGCCGGGCGGAGATCGGGTCCTCCGGTGCCGCCCGGAAGATGCCGGGCGAAGCGTCGCAACGCAATTCGGGCTCCGCAGCCCGTGGATCGTGTCTCCACATCCGAATCGAACTACAGGACGCGAAACGCATCTGCCGTGGACCATCCATCATCAACGAGGCCCGCCGGACGGAGTGTCGGCGGCGTGAACATTCTGAAACAGCGCTGTTCGAAAATTGGATTCGGGAGATGCGGATACGGAGGTGGATCGGCGATGGAGGACCGATGGTGGCCGGGAGATGCGCGGCTGGTCAGCGCGTGCGGCGTTTGACGGTGCGGTGGGAGAGGGTGGCCGGATGCGATAAATCGCACCCCTACAAGACGATAGATCGGGCGCGGAGGATGCGGGGCGCAGCAGCGGCGTGCGTCAGCGGCCGGCGAGGGCGGATTCGAGCTTGTCGAGGCGGCCGCGGGTGAGCTTGAGGCGGGTGCCGTCCTGGAGGATAAGGACGTGTTCGCCGCGGAAGAGCGGCTGCATCTCGCGGACGCGGTCCAGGTTCACGATGGCCGAGCGGTGCACGCGGAAGAAGCGGTCGGGGTCCAGCCGCGCCTCCAGCGACGCCATCGTCTCGCGCAGCAGGTGCGTCTTGCCGGCCACGTGAAGCTTGGCGTAGTAGTCATCCGCCTCGATCCAGTCGATCTCCTCCACGCGCAGGAAGAGCGTCTTCGCCGCGCTCTTCACCAGCAGACGCGATGCGTATCCGCCCGGGGTTCCGTGCGCGCCCGCGGCCTCGCGCGAGTCGAGCAGGCCGAGAAGGCGGCGCCCCAGGTCGCCCGCAGCATGTGTGCGGACGGCCTCCTTCGCGCGCTCCACGGCGACGTCGAACCGCTCGTCGTCGAACGGCTTGAGCAGGTAGTCCACCGCCGCCACGTCGAAGGCGCGGAGGGCGAACTGGTCGTACGCAGTGATGAAGACCACGCTGGGCATCCGCTCGGGCCCCACCTCGCGCAGCACCTCGAAGCCGTCCATCTCCGGCATCTGCACGTCCAGGAACACCAGGTCCGGCCGCAGCGAGAGGATCGCATCTACCGCCTGGCGTCCATCCGCCGCCTCGGCGACCACGGACAGCTCCGGATCGCGCGACAGCAGCTCGCGGACGCCGGTGCGGGCGAGCGGCTCGTCGTCCACCACCAGCACGCGGAGGGGCGCGGTCATCGGCGGCCCCGCTCGGCGTCGCCGCCGCCGCGGCGGTACGGCAGCTCGATGGTGGCGAGGGCGCCGCCGCCGTGCGCGTTCGCCAGATCCAGGCTGTGGTGCTCGCCGGCGTACATCTGCGCCAGGCGGGCGCGCGTGTTCCGCATCCCCACTCCCTCGGGCGCCTCGCCCTCCAGCCCCGGCCCGTCGTCGCGTACGGTGAGCACCATGCTGCCGTTGCGCCGCTCCGCGCCGATTGCGACCAGCGTGGCCGCGCTGCGCCGGGCGACACCGTGCTTGATCGCGTTCTCCACCAGCGGCTGGAGGATGAGGTTGGGCACGCGCGCGTCCAGCAGGTCCGGCGCGACCTCCATCCGCACGTTCAGCCGGTCCGCGCAGCGCACCTGCTCGATGGCGAGGTAGCGCTCCAGGAAGTGGAGCTCGTCGCGCAGCGGCACCTCCAGGGGCGGCTTCTCCTCCAGCACGCTCCGCAGCAGGTCGCTCAGGCCCGCCAGCATGCGCACCGCCTCGGGATTCCTCTGCCCGCGCACCAGCATGGCGATGCTGTTCATGGCGTTGAAGAGGAAGTGCGGGTTGAGCTGCATCCGCAGGGCCTGGAGCTGCGCCTCCACCAGCTGCCGCCGAAGCTCGGACGCGGCCAGCTCGCGCTCGCGATAACGCGAGTAGTACTCGACCAGGTACGCCAGGCCGAGGAGGACGACGTAGAGCGGAAGGTCGGTCGCGATCCCCCGCGAGGCGCCCTGCAGGAAGTACTGCGGGAACGGGTTGCCCATCACGAACAGGCGGTATGGCAGGAACCACTGGATCGCCAGCACCAGGTGCCGGTTGACGAGCACGACCGCGACCCCCACCGCCAGGTGCAGCGCCGCGCCGGGCACCCAGCGGTGCCGGTCGATGGGCACCTTCCGCACGAACCACTGGAGGAAGGGGATGGTGAGCGCCCACACGTACCAGAACGGCAGCCGCATGGCCATGCCGTGCGCGTACGGCGCCGGGTTGCCGAACTGCGCCATCGACTCCACATGCTGCCACGCCCCCACCAGGCCTACGACGGTAGCGACGACGAAGAGAACTGGCAGCGGCAGATGGCTGCGCGGTGTGGCGGGGCGGAGCTCGGCGGCGGTGTCCATGCACCCAAGCTAAGCGGCGGCACGCCGGAGCGGAAAGGAGATGCGGCGAAGTGTGCCCCGCGTGCAGCGAACCGTGCGCTCCGTCCGGTGAAAAACCGCACGGATGCAGGGAGATCGTCGGGCGTGGCGCATCGGCCGAGACGAGAGGGACGGTGGATGGGATGCGGATTCGCCGCGGCGCATCGCGCTCCGGCTGCACGGCGGCGGGGGTTGGCTGCACGTCCGTATCGGCCGCGATGGGCGGAGCGCATCGTCCTCCCACGCGGCCCACGGAGGGCCGGTGCGTTCCCCCATCCACCGGAGACGATCCATGCCCGCTTCCCCCATCCCCCGCCGGACCGCCCGCGCCGGCGCATTGGCAACGCTGGCCGCCGCGCTCCTCCTCGTCCACGCGGCCCCGCTCGCCGCGCAGTCGCCGCGCGAACGGCTGGTGGTAGAGCCCGCGTGGCTCGCCGCGCATCTCCAGGACCCCAACCTCGTCGTCCTGCACGTCGGTGAGAAGGGCGGCTACGACTCGGCGCACGTGCCCGGGGCGCGCTTCGTCCGCCTCCAGGACCTCTCCACCCCGCACGACATGCACGACGAGAAGTCGCTGATGCTGGAGATGCCCGCGCCGGAGGTGATGCGCGGGAAGCTGGAGGCGCTCGGTATCTCCGACCGCTCGCGCGTGGTCGTGGTCTACGGCGCGGACTGGGTGAGCCCCGCCACGCGCGTGGTGATGGACCTGACCTGGGCCGGCCTGGGCGACCGCGTGTCGCTGCTGGACGGCGGGCTGGACGCGTGGCGGACGGAGCACCGGCCGG
Coding sequences within it:
- a CDS encoding SDR family NAD(P)-dependent oxidoreductase, coding for MDAGVTLGLAGKRALVTGGSRGVGRATALMLARAGCDVGIGYASRHADAEAVVTELKRFGVRAWAQAADISQEAGCDALFGRCERELGGLDIYVGNAGIWPPDDVPVAEMTEAQWTRTMAANLTSIFYTTRLAARMIGPGGRIVLVSSTAGQRGEAGHADYAASKGAMISLVKSVAVELGPRDVAVNCVAPGWIDTEMVAGALGADRERIEGAIPLRRVASADDVAGPIVFLCSALARHVTGEVLNVNGGSVLCG
- a CDS encoding tetratricopeptide repeat protein, whose amino-acid sequence is YVHLRQGRPTEAVEMTEANHARLDEHLPADRHRLHRSVLLYNAAQVYAQNGEHDAALRYLGEAIEMDPSYSEYHNDRGSIYLKLGRLHEAEADYRRAIEMSAPYPEVWFNLGQCLLRAGRAGEAEAAYERAVDLDPARPQAWAALAGLRRAAGRPDAALDAYDTAVAADPVNPFLLANRAALRLELGSIREGLADLDAAVALAPGHPGLLRNRTLARRTYEAVPA
- a CDS encoding radical SAM protein produces the protein MTTSSVMTRSPLDGGTAAAPAAPLAQLSYSRSARWQPSRFNARTVGDDGRLLVWNTLTGAALEFMPEHRDGAVEALSAKELREPLDTYAKHLAARGLLVRDDLDEMAIFRMIFGKQQWRTDKLELILLASEDCNFRCVYCYEKFKNGTMEPGVRQGVRALVEQRAPQLKELAVGWFGGEPLYGWEAIEDLAPFMKATAEKHGIRLGQNMTTNAYLLTEERATRLLEWGCTTYQITVDGKAEEHDCKRVGRDGSPTHAVILDNLRAMAARRDSFKVNLRVNFDQDNFSRLGGFMESLAEDFGGDPRFRLRFRAIGRWGGPNDQDIDTCGVEERRFVKDQLRAQAKSLGLHPEGGIDEVRYPGSQVCYASRPYSFIVGATGKLMKCTIALDEMPENVVGSISPEGVLDVDPQNMSRWVAPHFETDALCQTCYVLPGCQGGACPLTRIKSGTRTCCGTKSNLKREMRFTLEEMQDRREAQARQPMASASMP
- a CDS encoding asparaginase, whose translation is MADVEGGNRAQGRLPRVLFLATGGTISMRIDAESGGAVPRLSGAELLALVPGVEKVADVEVREFGRYPGPHMTVERMWELRAAVLDAQREGFDGVVVTHGTDTIEETAYLLDRSIPADIPVVITGAMRNSSELSWDGPANFMAATEVAASSESRGRGTMVVMDESVVQGSEVVKTHTEEAGTFRSPNWGPLGVTDNGRVLFYRESRRKPALTPDEPQRLVDLVKMVAGADSRLVDASLDSGAQGLVIEAMGRGNVPPAVVPGIQRWIDAGRPVLIASRSHRGRVLDTYAYDGGGHQLREMGAIFADVLTGPQARLELMLALGVFGTDLLGIRAVVEGDRYDV
- a CDS encoding ferritin-like domain-containing protein, with the protein product MPTDLIECLQLWRAAEKEQALFYRALAAEAEERGNAALSERFNDLHADEQHHVSRLTARLLELGAAPGELAGIAPPPASFDVWEAAARDREQHEVGRYSAALEKGEPAMDETTAALVAEILDTERHHAQELGGKWTPA
- a CDS encoding rhodanese-like domain-containing protein yields the protein MPASPIPRRTARAGALATLAAALLLVHAAPLAAQSPRERLVVEPAWLAAHLQDPNLVVLHVGEKGGYDSAHVPGARFVRLQDLSTPHDMHDEKSLMLEMPAPEVMRGKLEALGISDRSRVVVVYGADWVSPATRVVMDLTWAGLGDRVSLLDGGLDAWRTEHRPVTRDVPAPAQGTLAPLHTANVIVDAEWVRAHVATPRFAIVDARAPAFYDGVQKTATRAGHVPSAHSIPFTELTDDHNRVRGNAELAAVFQAAGVKPGDTVVGYCHIGQQATAMLFAARLLGYDFRLYDGSFQDWDRRTDLPVELPPARGGR
- a CDS encoding LytTR family DNA-binding domain-containing protein; translation: MTAPLRVLVVDDEPLARTGVRELLSRDPELSVVAEAADGRQAVDAILSLRPDLVFLDVQMPEMDGFEVLREVGPERMPSVVFITAYDQFALRAFDVAAVDYLLKPFDDERFDVAVERAKEAVRTHAAGDLGRRLLGLLDSREAAGAHGTPGGYASRLLVKSAAKTLFLRVEEIDWIEADDYYAKLHVAGKTHLLRETMASLEARLDPDRFFRVHRSAIVNLDRVREMQPLFRGEHVLILQDGTRLKLTRGRLDKLESALAGR
- a CDS encoding histidine kinase yields the protein MDTAAELRPATPRSHLPLPVLFVVATVVGLVGAWQHVESMAQFGNPAPYAHGMAMRLPFWYVWALTIPFLQWFVRKVPIDRHRWVPGAALHLAVGVAVVLVNRHLVLAIQWFLPYRLFVMGNPFPQYFLQGASRGIATDLPLYVVLLGLAYLVEYYSRYRERELAASELRRQLVEAQLQALRMQLNPHFLFNAMNSIAMLVRGQRNPEAVRMLAGLSDLLRSVLEEKPPLEVPLRDELHFLERYLAIEQVRCADRLNVRMEVAPDLLDARVPNLILQPLVENAIKHGVARRSAATLVAIGAERRNGSMVLTVRDDGPGLEGEAPEGVGMRNTRARLAQMYAGEHHSLDLANAHGGGALATIELPYRRGGGDAERGRR